The nucleotide window GTTCCTATGAATATTATGTAAACGAAAAGAAAAAAGACAATGATCCAAAAGCTACTGGTCCTTTCATCTTGGCAGCATTAGAATTGAACAGATAAAAATAATATTCATTCAAATGAAATTTTCAAAAATAACAACTCTTTTTTTACTGTGCTTTGCCTTTCAAATAGTTTCGGCTCAGGAAAAGAATGAAAAACAATATTCACAAGTTTGGGTAGCCGACAATGGCGACGGAACTTATAAAAACCCAATCCTCTGCGCCGATTATTCCGATCCGGATGCGATTCGGGTTGGGGATGATTATTACATGACGGCTTCGTCTTTCAATTGCATTCCGGGCTTGCCCCTTTTACATTCAAAAGATTTGGTTAACTGGAAATTGATTGGCTATGCCCTTTCCAAACAAAAACCATTGGATATTTACAACAAAGTACAACACGGAAATGGAGTTTGGGCACCATGCATTCGATACCACAACAACGAATTTTATATTTATTACCCTGACCCGGATTTTGGAATCTATGTTGTTAAATCAAAAAAAATAGAAGGCCCTTGGTCTGAACCCGTAATGGTAAAAGAAGGAAAAGGATTGATCGATCCTACTCCTCTTTGGGATGAAAACGGCAAAACTTATTTGGCCTTTGCCTTTGCCGGAAGCCGAGCCGGAATAAAAAGTGCTTTAGCGGTTTGTACTATGAACTCTGAAGGTACCGCAGCAAATAATGATGATGTCATGGTTCTTGACGGTCACCCAGACGAACCAACCGTTGAAGGTCCTAAATTTTACAAACGAAACGGTTATTACTACATATTTGCACCTTCGGGAGGTGTAGCTACGGGCTGGCAAATTGTTATGAGGTCTAAAAACGTTTTTGGGCCTTACGAAAAAAGAAAAGTAATGGATCAAGGAAAATCTACCATTAATGGACCTCATCAAGGTGCTTGGGTACAAACACAAACAGGCGAAGATTGGTTTCTTCATTTTCAGGATCAATTTGCGTATGGGAGAGTCGTTCACCTTCAGCCAATGAAATGGGAAAACGACTGGCCGGTTATTGGCTCTGACCAAGACAAAAACGGAATTGGAGAACCGGTTATGACTTATAAAAAACCAAATGTTGGCAAAAAAGTATTCCCTATCCAAACACCTCCTGAAAGTGACGAATTCAACACTCCAAAACTAGGATTACAATGGCAATGGCATGCAAATCCGCAGATTGTTTGGGGACTACCAACAGCTATGGGATATTATAGTTTGAATTGTATTCCTGTTCCAAAAGATGCTACAAGCTTATTTGATGTACCAAATTTATTGTTGCAAAAATTTCCTGCCAATGAGTTTACCGCTACAACAAAACTAACCTTCAATTCGAGATTTGACGGTGAATATACAGGATTGGTAATCATGGGATTGGATTACAGTTTTTTATGCCTTAAACAAGAAGGAGGAAAACTATTTCTTTCGCAAAAAACAGCCAAAAATGTAGACAAAAAAGGTATTGAAACCCAAGGAAAAGCAGTTCCTGTTTCAAACAAAACCATTTACTTACAGGCGAAAGTAAAACCCGGAGGAATCTGTGATTTTTTCTATAGCGAAGACGGACAAAATTTCAATCCTATAGGTGAAAGTTTCAAAGCCAGAGAAGGCAAATGGATTGGCGCTAAAATAGGTTTTGTAGCGCTTCGTGAAGGTGTCATCAATGATGCCGGAAATGCCGCTATCGACTGGTTCAGAATAACAAAATAAACATTTGAAAAAATGAAGAAAATAAAAATAGTAATAGTTCTTGCGGTTCTAATTGGATTAAATACTTGTTTGTATTCGCAAATTAGCAACCAAAAATGGCCATCGATAATAAATGACAAAGAACCCTCTTGGTTTGCAACCAATGAAGCCAAAGAAGTCGCCGAAAATGTATTGCTGTATCAACGCAATATTGGAGGTTGGCCAAAGAACATCCAGATGCAAAATCCTTTGACACCTGCCGAAAAGCAAAAATTAATTGCCCTTAAAGCGGACACAAAGGAAGTAACCACCGATAATGGCGCCACTTGTCAGGAAATGTTATTTCTGTCCAAAATGTATGCACAGGTTCCTGATGAAAGGTACAAAAACGCTTTTTTGGCAGGTGTAGATTATTTGCTGAAAGCGCAATATGAAAACGGTGGATGGCCACAATTTTACCCGTTGAAAAAAGGATATTACACACACATTACGTACAATGATAATTCAATGGCAAATATCATGAATGTGCTAAAAGAGGTAGCCGAAAAAACAGATTATTACAGTATAAAAGCTCCTGATGCTACTGCTGAAAAAGCTCAAAAAGCTTTCAACAAAGGAATTGACTGTATCTTAAAAACCCAATACAAACAAAACGGTGTTCTAACCGCTTGGTGCGCACAACATGATGAAGTTACTTTACTTCCTGCCAATGCAAGAGCTTTTGAACTGGCTTCTTTGAGCGGTCAGGAATCGGCAAAATTGGTATTGCTTTTAATGTCTGTAAAAAATCCTTCTCCGGAAATCATTACTGCGGTTAACAGTGCTGTTGCATGGTTCGAAAAAACAAAAATTACTGATCTTAGAGAAGAGCGTGTCCCAGTTCCCAACAGTAAAATTATGGAAAAGGTAATGGTTAAAGATCCAAATGCTTCTCCACTTTGGGCGCGTTTTATGGAATTAAGCGACAATACTCCTTTCTTCTGCGACCGTGATGGAATAAAAAAAGCGACTCTAGCCGAAATTGGACAAGAGCGCAGAGTTGGTTACAGTTGGTACACCAATCAGCCAAAAGAAGTTTTAAAAAAGTACGAAAACTGGAAAAAAAAAATTGAAGGTGAAACTGTAGCTCCTCCAAAAAAAAAATCTGAAGTCACTTTAAAAGATGAATTCAATATTGTGGTGGATCAAAAAGGAAACGGCGATTTCAAAACCATTCAAGAAGCAATCAATGCCTCAAAAGCATATCCTGCCCAAAGAATAAGTATTTTAATAAAAAACGGAACTTATTATGAAAAAGTAAAAGTTCACGCCTGGAATACCCGAATTTCATTCATTGGCGAAAGCCGCGAAAATACAATCATAACTTTTGATGATTATTTCGGTAAAATAAATCTGGGGCGAAACAGCACTTTTTACACTGCAACTCTTTCAATTGATGGGAATGATTTTTTTGCCAAAAATCTCACCATTAAAAATACTTCGGGGCCAGTAGGACAAGCTGTCACAGTAAATGTTAGTGCCAACAGGGTGCAATTTAGCAACTGTTCATTCGAAGGTAATCAGGATACGCTTTATACTGCGGGAGAAGGGAATAAAAATTATTTCAAAGATTGTTATATAGAAGGTACTACTGATTTTATTTTTGGTGATGCTACTGTCCTATTCGAAAACTGTAACATTCACAGCAAAAGCGATTCGTATGCCACCGCGGCATCGACTCAGAACGAAATTCCTTATGGCTATGTGTTCAAAAACTGTAAGCTTACCGCTGACGAAAAAGTAACCAAAGCCTATCTTGGACGACCTTGGAGACCTTACGCTAAAACCGTTTTCCTGAATTGTGAAATCGGAAAACACATACTTCCTGAAGGTTGGAGTGCTTGGTCAAAATCGGAGGCTGCAACAAACTGTTTTTATGCCGAATACAAATGCTCAGGCGAAGGTTATCAACCAAAAAACAGAGTCTCTTGGTCACATCAATTAAAAGATTCGGAAGCCAAAAATTATTCGATCGAAAATATATTAGATTCAGACATTCCCGTTGGAACCAAAAAATGGTATTTGAGAACTAACTAAAACTAAAATCAATGAAATATAAAATCGTCTTTATATTCCTTTTTTCGTTAAGCTGTTTTGCACAAAATAATACATTCCCATCCGATAGTGTCAATGCGATTGTTAAACGAATTCAGTTGCCCGTAATTCCATCATTCAAAATTGAAGTGACTAAGCTTGGCGCAAAAGGAGATTCTATCAGCAATGCCAAACCTGCTTTTGATAAAGCAATGAATCTTTGCAAAAAGAACAACGGAGGAACCATTATTGTTCCAAAAGGAGTTTATACCCTCAATGGGCCAATCAACTTTGTGAGCAATGTAAAATTGCATCTCGAAGACGGAGCAAAAATCCGTTTTGGTTCCAATTCAAAAGACTATCCACTTGTTTTAACCAGTTGGGAAGGAACAATGCTTTACAATTACAGTCCAATGATTTACGGTAACAATGTTGAAAACGTTGCCATAACCGGAAACGGAATTATCGATGGTGAGGGCAAAAACACTTGGATTGAATGGAAAGCCCATGAAAAGAAAGACCAAATGTTAAGCCGCGAAATGAATCATAAAAACACGCCTGTCAAAGAACGTGTTTTTGGTGAAGGCCATTATTTGAGACCCCAACTGATTCAGTTTATCAATTCGAAAAAGATTCTTTTTGAAAATGTTCAAATAGAAGATTCTCCCTTTTGGTGCATTCATTTACTTAAAAGCAAAAGCATAACATTGCGCGGATTAAAATACAATGCCCATAACTACAACAATGACGGTATTGATCCTGAATATTCCAGCGATATTTTGATTGAAAATATCAAATTTGATAATGCCGATGATAATGTCGCCATCAAATCTGGTAGAGATGATGAAGGGCGCAGCAATTCGACCACGCCTTCTGAAAATATTGTTATCAGAAATTGCGAATTCAAAGGCTTGCATGCTATTGTGATTGGTAGCGAAATGTCAGCAGGTGTTCGAAATGTATATGTTGAAAACAGTAAATTCCGTGGATATTTAAAAAGAGGAATCTTCATAAAAACAAATTCGGATCGAGGCGGTTCTATCAAAAATCTTTATTTCAACAACCTTGCTTTTGGAAAAGTAGAAGACTGCATTTATATAACAGCCAACTACCACGGAGAAGGCAGCGGATTATATCCTTCTCAAATATCAAATGTTTCTTTTTCCAATATTTCTTGTAATGAAGTAACCAATACCGGAATCGTAATTGAAGGTTATCCAAATAAAAAAGTGGAAAACATCAAACTGGACAACATAAATATCCTTTCGGCAAAAAACGGAATGACAGTTACCAATTCTGAAAAAGTATCCATAAACGAGATAACAATCGGTGAAAAAGCCACAACACCATCATCCGCCAAATAATAATTTTAACACTAAAAAAAATGAAATATTTCATACTGATTCTAAGCTTACTATCGATTAATTGCTTTGGGCAACAAAAGAAAACGATCTACTCAATTGGCGATTCCACAATGGCCAATAAACCAACCGAAAATGGAAATCCTGAACGAGGCTGGGGACAAATGCTTCCTGAATTCTTTACTGATAATATAGTAATAGACAACCGTGCCATGAATGGAAGAAGTACCAAAAGTTTTATCAACGAAAAGCGTTGGGAAGCTGTCTATAAAGCTCTAAAGCCAGGTGATTATGTTTTTATTCAATTTGGACATAATGACCAAAAAGACAAAGATTCCACACGTTACACAAACCCGCATACTGCATATCGTCATAATTTGATTCGTTTTGTGGAAGAAAGCAGAGCAAAAGGCGCCATTCCAATTTTATTATCTTCAATTGCGAGACGAAATTTTAATGAAAAAGGAGTCCTGATTGACACTCATGGAGACTATCCTCTTGAAACCAGATTGGTAGCACAGGAATACAAAGTACCGTTCATCGACTTACAATATTACAGCGAATTATTGGAGCAATCATACGGGCCAGAAAAATCAAAAGAATTACACTTACACTATAAACCGGGAGAATTAGCCATATATCCTGAAGGTAAGGCTGATGACACTCACCTTTCTCCAAAAGGCGCAACAGCCATCGCAAAAATTGTTGTCGATGAATTAAAAAAAACCAATCTTGACATAGTTAAGTATATAAAAAAATAGCATAAATTAAACCAACTACAAAACAACTACAACATGCAGGACAACAACAAAACATTAGGAGAATTCATTATTGAAAATCAGAAAGATTTTCCCTATTCATCGGGGGAATTATCCCGAATTTTCAATTCGATAAAATTAGCGGCCAAAGTAGTTAGCTACAAAGTAAATAAGGCCGGATTAGTAGATATCATCGGTGGTGTTGGCGAAAAAAATGTTCAGGGAGAAGATCAGCAAAAGCTGGATGTATATGCTAACGAAGTTTTTATTCAAACCCTTATAAACAGGGAAATTGTATGCGGAATCGCTTCTGAGGAAAACGACGATTTTATAACAGTCGAAGGAAGTGACAACAGTCACAACAATAAATATGTCCTCTTAATGGATCCATTGGACGGTTCTTCAAATATCGATGTGAATGCATCGGTTGGAACTATTTTTTCGGTTTACAGAAGAATAACCCCAGTAGGAACTCCTGTTACTTTAGAGGATTTTTTACAGCCGGGAATCAATCAAGTTGCTGCCGGATACGTAATTTACGGAACCTCAACGATGCTCGTTTACACTACGGGTTGTGGCGTAAACGGGTTCACGCTCAATCCCGCCATCGGTACTTTCTACCTGTCTCACCCAAAAATGCAAGTCCCTGTTGACGGCTCGATTTATTCCGTAAACGAAGGGAATTATATTCATTTTCCACAAGGCGTAAAAGATTATATCAAATATTGCCAAATGGAAGAAGAAGACAGACCTTATACTTCAAGATATATTGGCAGTTTGGCTTCGGATATCCACAGAAACCTCATAAAAGG belongs to Flavobacterium aquiphilum and includes:
- the pelA gene encoding pectate lyase — encoded protein: MKKIKIVIVLAVLIGLNTCLYSQISNQKWPSIINDKEPSWFATNEAKEVAENVLLYQRNIGGWPKNIQMQNPLTPAEKQKLIALKADTKEVTTDNGATCQEMLFLSKMYAQVPDERYKNAFLAGVDYLLKAQYENGGWPQFYPLKKGYYTHITYNDNSMANIMNVLKEVAEKTDYYSIKAPDATAEKAQKAFNKGIDCILKTQYKQNGVLTAWCAQHDEVTLLPANARAFELASLSGQESAKLVLLLMSVKNPSPEIITAVNSAVAWFEKTKITDLREERVPVPNSKIMEKVMVKDPNASPLWARFMELSDNTPFFCDRDGIKKATLAEIGQERRVGYSWYTNQPKEVLKKYENWKKKIEGETVAPPKKKSEVTLKDEFNIVVDQKGNGDFKTIQEAINASKAYPAQRISILIKNGTYYEKVKVHAWNTRISFIGESRENTIITFDDYFGKINLGRNSTFYTATLSIDGNDFFAKNLTIKNTSGPVGQAVTVNVSANRVQFSNCSFEGNQDTLYTAGEGNKNYFKDCYIEGTTDFIFGDATVLFENCNIHSKSDSYATAASTQNEIPYGYVFKNCKLTADEKVTKAYLGRPWRPYAKTVFLNCEIGKHILPEGWSAWSKSEAATNCFYAEYKCSGEGYQPKNRVSWSHQLKDSEAKNYSIENILDSDIPVGTKKWYLRTN
- a CDS encoding glycoside hydrolase family 28 protein gives rise to the protein MKYKIVFIFLFSLSCFAQNNTFPSDSVNAIVKRIQLPVIPSFKIEVTKLGAKGDSISNAKPAFDKAMNLCKKNNGGTIIVPKGVYTLNGPINFVSNVKLHLEDGAKIRFGSNSKDYPLVLTSWEGTMLYNYSPMIYGNNVENVAITGNGIIDGEGKNTWIEWKAHEKKDQMLSREMNHKNTPVKERVFGEGHYLRPQLIQFINSKKILFENVQIEDSPFWCIHLLKSKSITLRGLKYNAHNYNNDGIDPEYSSDILIENIKFDNADDNVAIKSGRDDEGRSNSTTPSENIVIRNCEFKGLHAIVIGSEMSAGVRNVYVENSKFRGYLKRGIFIKTNSDRGGSIKNLYFNNLAFGKVEDCIYITANYHGEGSGLYPSQISNVSFSNISCNEVTNTGIVIEGYPNKKVENIKLDNINILSAKNGMTVTNSEKVSINEITIGEKATTPSSAK
- a CDS encoding glycoside hydrolase family 43 protein; translation: MKFSKITTLFLLCFAFQIVSAQEKNEKQYSQVWVADNGDGTYKNPILCADYSDPDAIRVGDDYYMTASSFNCIPGLPLLHSKDLVNWKLIGYALSKQKPLDIYNKVQHGNGVWAPCIRYHNNEFYIYYPDPDFGIYVVKSKKIEGPWSEPVMVKEGKGLIDPTPLWDENGKTYLAFAFAGSRAGIKSALAVCTMNSEGTAANNDDVMVLDGHPDEPTVEGPKFYKRNGYYYIFAPSGGVATGWQIVMRSKNVFGPYEKRKVMDQGKSTINGPHQGAWVQTQTGEDWFLHFQDQFAYGRVVHLQPMKWENDWPVIGSDQDKNGIGEPVMTYKKPNVGKKVFPIQTPPESDEFNTPKLGLQWQWHANPQIVWGLPTAMGYYSLNCIPVPKDATSLFDVPNLLLQKFPANEFTATTKLTFNSRFDGEYTGLVIMGLDYSFLCLKQEGGKLFLSQKTAKNVDKKGIETQGKAVPVSNKTIYLQAKVKPGGICDFFYSEDGQNFNPIGESFKAREGKWIGAKIGFVALREGVINDAGNAAIDWFRITK
- a CDS encoding rhamnogalacturonan acetylesterase, encoding MKYFILILSLLSINCFGQQKKTIYSIGDSTMANKPTENGNPERGWGQMLPEFFTDNIVIDNRAMNGRSTKSFINEKRWEAVYKALKPGDYVFIQFGHNDQKDKDSTRYTNPHTAYRHNLIRFVEESRAKGAIPILLSSIARRNFNEKGVLIDTHGDYPLETRLVAQEYKVPFIDLQYYSELLEQSYGPEKSKELHLHYKPGELAIYPEGKADDTHLSPKGATAIAKIVVDELKKTNLDIVKYIKK
- the fbp gene encoding class 1 fructose-bisphosphatase translates to MQDNNKTLGEFIIENQKDFPYSSGELSRIFNSIKLAAKVVSYKVNKAGLVDIIGGVGEKNVQGEDQQKLDVYANEVFIQTLINREIVCGIASEENDDFITVEGSDNSHNNKYVLLMDPLDGSSNIDVNASVGTIFSVYRRITPVGTPVTLEDFLQPGINQVAAGYVIYGTSTMLVYTTGCGVNGFTLNPAIGTFYLSHPKMQVPVDGSIYSVNEGNYIHFPQGVKDYIKYCQMEEEDRPYTSRYIGSLASDIHRNLIKGGVYLYPTSSKAVKGKLRLLYECNPMAFIVEQAGGKASDGVNRILEITPTELHERSAFFCGSINMVNKIEDCMLQAKLSKY